The following are encoded in a window of Thiohalobacter sp. IOR34 genomic DNA:
- the queA gene encoding tRNA preQ1(34) S-adenosylmethionine ribosyltransferase-isomerase QueA produces the protein MRRSDFDYSLPPGLIAQQPPVRRSDSRLLVLDGDRPLDRRFPDLLDLLAPGDLLVLNDTRVIPARLHGRKASGGRVEVLLERLLDDHQALAQLRASKSPRAGTRLELDGGLEVEVLGREDDLFRLRFLDPRPLPELLDAHGHMPLPPYIERADDPQDRERYQTVFAARPGAVAAPTAGLHFDAEMLQRLAAQGVESARVTLHVGAGTFQPVRVERLEAHRMHAEWLEVPTATVEAVRRTRAAGGRVVAVGTTVVRSLETAAAGGELAEFRGDTRLFITPGYEFRVVDALLTNFHLPQSTLLMLVCAFGGYEEVMAAYRHAVAKGYRFFSYGDAMFLPRREV, from the coding sequence ATGCGACGCAGCGATTTCGACTACAGCCTGCCGCCCGGCCTGATCGCCCAGCAGCCGCCGGTGCGGCGCAGCGACAGCCGGCTGCTGGTGCTGGACGGTGATCGGCCCCTCGACCGCCGCTTTCCCGATCTGCTCGACCTGCTGGCCCCCGGTGACCTGCTGGTGCTGAACGACACCCGGGTGATCCCGGCCCGGCTGCACGGCCGCAAGGCCAGCGGCGGGCGGGTCGAGGTGCTGCTCGAACGCCTGCTCGACGACCACCAGGCGCTGGCCCAGCTCAGGGCCAGCAAGTCACCGCGTGCCGGGACCCGGCTGGAGCTGGATGGCGGCCTGGAGGTCGAGGTGCTGGGCCGCGAGGACGATCTGTTCCGGCTGCGCTTCCTCGACCCGCGTCCGCTCCCCGAGCTGCTGGACGCGCACGGCCACATGCCCCTGCCACCCTACATCGAGCGGGCCGACGATCCCCAGGACCGTGAACGCTATCAGACGGTATTCGCGGCCCGGCCTGGTGCGGTGGCCGCCCCCACCGCCGGCCTGCATTTCGATGCCGAGATGCTGCAGCGGCTGGCGGCTCAAGGGGTGGAGAGTGCCCGGGTCACCCTGCACGTCGGCGCCGGCACCTTCCAGCCGGTGCGCGTCGAACGGCTGGAAGCGCACCGCATGCACGCCGAGTGGCTGGAGGTGCCGACGGCCACGGTGGAGGCGGTGCGCCGCACCCGGGCCGCCGGCGGCCGGGTGGTAGCGGTCGGCACCACGGTGGTGCGCAGCCTGGAGACGGCTGCCGCCGGCGGCGAGCTGGCCGAGTTCCGCGGCGACACCCGCCTGTTCATCACCCCCGGCTATGAGTTCCGGGTGGTGGATGCGCTGCTGACCAATTTCCATCTGCCGCAGTCCACCCTGCTGATGCTGGTCTGCGCCTTCGGCGGCTATGAGGAGGTCATGGCCGCCTACCGCCACGCCGTGGCCAAGGGCTACCGCTTCTTCAGCTATGGCGATGCGATGTTTTTGCCGAGGCGTGAGGTGTGA